The Sinomicrobium kalidii genome contains a region encoding:
- a CDS encoding amidohydrolase family protein — protein sequence MKKWLFCVALLSVAILQAQQTYLHCGKIIDTDKGKVLTEKTLVISEGKIRQVADGYIIPEDAGDKVIDLKNKTVLPGFVDMHVHLEHETNPKRYLARYTENEADVAFESAVFAKRTLMAGFTTVRDLGGSGVNTALRDAVKKGYVAGPRIFSAGKSIATTGGHADPTNGSRKNLMGDPGPKEGVINSPEGARKAVRQRYKNGADVIKITATGGVLSVAKSGRNPQFFIDEIKAITETAADYGMLVAAHAHGDRGMQRAVLGGVKTIEHGTFMSEETMELMKKHDAYYVPTITAGKEVAEKAEVKGYYPELVVPKAREVGPQIQGTFARAYKKGVKIAFGTDAGVFKHGENAREFQYMTEAGMPEMEAIQSATVTPAILLGMENEIGQLKEGFLADIIAVDDDPVKDIKTLQNVVFVMKEGVVYKKEGAAQ from the coding sequence ATGAAAAAATGGCTTTTTTGCGTTGCACTGTTGAGTGTGGCAATACTTCAGGCACAACAGACCTATTTGCACTGCGGAAAAATTATCGATACCGACAAGGGAAAGGTGCTCACGGAAAAGACGCTGGTCATTTCCGAAGGGAAGATCCGACAGGTAGCGGACGGTTATATCATTCCGGAAGATGCGGGGGATAAGGTGATTGACCTGAAAAACAAGACCGTGCTGCCCGGGTTTGTCGATATGCATGTTCACCTCGAACACGAAACCAATCCGAAACGCTACCTGGCCAGGTATACCGAAAACGAGGCCGATGTGGCTTTTGAATCGGCTGTGTTTGCCAAAAGAACATTAATGGCCGGATTTACCACGGTCAGGGATCTTGGGGGCAGCGGAGTAAATACTGCGCTTCGGGATGCTGTAAAAAAAGGGTATGTAGCAGGGCCGAGAATTTTTTCGGCCGGAAAATCCATAGCAACTACCGGGGGGCATGCAGACCCCACCAACGGCAGCCGCAAGAACCTGATGGGTGACCCGGGCCCGAAGGAAGGGGTTATCAACTCTCCCGAAGGAGCCCGTAAGGCCGTAAGGCAGCGTTACAAAAACGGGGCGGACGTTATAAAAATAACCGCTACCGGAGGGGTGTTGAGCGTAGCCAAAAGCGGCAGGAACCCCCAGTTTTTTATTGACGAAATAAAGGCTATAACAGAAACCGCCGCCGATTACGGTATGCTGGTAGCCGCCCACGCCCATGGTGACCGTGGAATGCAACGTGCCGTATTGGGCGGAGTGAAGACCATAGAACACGGTACTTTTATGAGCGAAGAGACTATGGAGCTCATGAAAAAGCACGATGCCTATTATGTGCCTACCATTACTGCCGGAAAAGAGGTGGCCGAAAAAGCGGAAGTGAAAGGTTACTATCCGGAACTGGTGGTGCCGAAGGCAAGGGAAGTGGGGCCGCAGATTCAGGGTACTTTTGCCAGGGCCTATAAAAAAGGGGTGAAGATTGCCTTCGGTACGGATGCCGGGGTGTTTAAACACGGTGAAAATGCCCGCGAATTCCAGTATATGACAGAAGCCGGAATGCCTGAAATGGAAGCCATACAGTCGGCCACAGTAACCCCTGCAATACTGCTGGGTATGGAGAATGAGATAGGTCAGTTAAAGGAGGGATTCCTGGCAGATATTATAGCTGTAGACGACGACCCCGTAAAAGATATAAAAACCCTTCAGAATGTAGTATTTGTCATGAAAGAAGGGGTAGTGTATAAAAAAGAAGGCGCAGCACAGTAA